The proteins below come from a single Miscanthus floridulus cultivar M001 chromosome 1, ASM1932011v1, whole genome shotgun sequence genomic window:
- the LOC136550048 gene encoding protein RIK: MTEDRPHKVADEPAAAGRQRPERKKRKWDQPAEDLVSAAVKAAAVAGMPVLNFGALPGVALPGVTAYGAATLPSVVPVPYSLPPRIAPSVLQNAAVAVQKLSQAKIPDEVIAREIVINDADPSVRYKLTKRQTQEEIQRCTNTVIITRGKYHPPNEHPDGEKPLYLHISAGSQLKDTAERIKAVDRAASMIEEILKQGTISESISVPFSSSGGQAVCPFSASIFLGFDADPSLNIAARIRGPNDQYINHIMGETGVTVVLRGKDSENLGSCHGEASQQPLHLYLASMHLKNLEAAKVLAENLLDTIAAEFGASRISSSNIYGAVPPPQQLLAGTDTSGAKSDVHYTLGPNVLSGAPHSSASTAVIAPAVAVQSGAPTYSGVPPPSNMAYPIPPVNGGAFYSGYGDIYPQATPLQQVAFTLKHASSSAAQSVPVTSTPTIMATKENSTLDVEMDKRSRRKFQELPVSKGPATESQNSQLGSKFVKTGLDSLGNIGSSSIAPPKKVHPGSNGMLLPEEADMSSHLSVSTKMPPPPLKSMLPPPPKNMPPPPPKSMPPPPPPKNMLPPPSKSMPPPPPKFPSDELLSRNENKTFALKELTAPPRPLDARSVLPSQRQPKEPEEQTKATPVSDTLLKLIDYGDDDDDDDIDVTDNIPKGNPIPGSEQKPF, encoded by the exons ATGACGGAGGACCGACCGCACAAGGTCGCCGATGAGCCCGCCGCCGCAGGCAGGCAAAGACCTGAAAG GAAGAAGAGGAAGTGGGATCAGCCCGCGGAGGACTTGGTCTCCGCGGCGGTGAAGGCTGCTGCCGTGGCGGGGATGCCTGTGCTGAATTTCGGTGCTCTTCCTGGCGTTGCATTGCCCGGCGTCACTGCGTATGGAGCTGCTACATTGCCGAGTGTAGTCCCTGTTCCATATTCGTTGCCGCCCCGTATTGCGCCATCGGTGCTCCAGAATGCTGCTGTTGCAGTTCAGAAATTGAGTCAG GCAAAAATACCAGATGAGGTCATTGCACGCGAAATTGTTATAAACGATGCAGATCCATCTGTGCGATATAAGCTTACAAAACGACAAACACAAGAAGAG ATTCAGAGATGCACAAACACTGTCATCATTACCAG GGGAAAATACCACCCTCCAAATGAACATCCTGATGGTGAGAAGCCACTCTATCTACATATCTCTGCTGGATCTCAG TTGAAAGATACCGCTGAGCGCATTAAGGCAGTTGACCGTGCAGCTTCAATGATTGAGGAAATATTGAAACAAGGAACAATCTCAGAGTCTATATCGGTCCCTTTCTCCTCTAGCGGTGGACAG GCTGTTTGTCCTTTTAGTGCCTCGATATTTTTGGGTTTTGATGCAGATCCATCATTGAATATCGCAGCTCGAATCCGTGGGCCAAAT GATCAGTACATAAACCATATCATGGGAGAAACAGGGGTCACTGTTGTACTAAGAGGGAAAGATTCAGAGAATCTTGGCAGTTGTCATGGTGAAG CCTCACAACAACCTCTACACCTATACCTCGCAAGTATGCATTTAAAGAACCTAGAAGCTGCAAAAGTTTTGGCAGAGAACCTCCTTGATACAATAGCAGCAGAATTCGGTGCTTCCAG AATTTCTTCTTCAAACATATATGGTGCTGTTCCACCTCCTCAGCAGTTGTTAGCTGGTACCGACACCTCAGGAGCAAAATCAGATGTTCACTATACATTAGGGCCCAATGTGTTATCAGGAGCTCCACATTCCTCTGCATCTACTGCAGTTATTGCTCCTGCAGTGGCAGTGCAATCAGGGGCTCCAACATATTCTGGGGTTCCACCACCCAGTAACATGGCCTATCCTATTCCACCAGTAAATGGTGGGGCGTTTTACAGTGGTTATGGGGACATTTATCCCCAAGCAACTCCATTGCAGCAGGTGGCATTCACACTCAAGCATGCCTCGTCGTCGGCAGCTCAGTCTGTTCCAGTGACGTCCACGCCAACAATCATGGCGACAAAGGAGAACTCAACCTTGGATGTGGAGATGGATAAACGTTCCCGAAGAAAATTCCAGGAACTACCGGTCTCAAAGGGTCCAGCAACAGAAAGTCAG AACTCACAACTGGGGTCCAAATTTGTTAAGACAGGTTTAGATAGTTTAGGTAACATTGGGAGCTCATCAATtgcacctccaaagaaagttcaTCCTGGATCAAATGGAATGCTTCTGCCAGAAGAAGCGGATATGTCATCACATCTCTCTGTATCCACTAAGATGCCACCACCACCCCTGAAGAGCATGCTGCCGCCGCCACCCAAAAacatgccaccgccaccgcccaagagcatgcctccgccgccaccgcccaaAAACATGCTACCGCCACCGTCTAAGAGCATGCCTCCGCCGCCACCAAAATTTCCTTCAGATGAGTTATTGTCAAGAAACGAGAACAAGACTTTTGCTTTAAAGGAGCTGACAGCACCTCCAAGGCCCTTGGATGCAAGATCAGTCTTGCCATCTCAACGACAACCAAAGGAGCCTGAGGAACAAACAAAAGCCACACCTGTGTCTG ATACTTTGCTGAAACTTATTGATTATggagatgatgacgatgatgacgataTTGATGTGACAGACAACATACCTAAGGGCAATCCAATTCCTGGTTCAGAGCAGAAACCATTTTGA
- the LOC136504064 gene encoding ATP synthase subunit gamma, mitochondrial-like, which yields MAMAALRREGRRILLSPTVPNPSPAAASAAVTRSSAISQPCTPLGARSISTQVVRNRMKSVKNIQKITKAMKMVAASKLRAVQTRTENSRGLWQPFTALLGDTPSVDVKKNVIVAITSDKGLCGGINSTSVKVSRALHKLTSGPEKESKYVILGEKGKVQLVRDSRNSIEMTVTELQKNPINYTQIAVLADDILKNVEYDALRVIFNKFHSVILFKPTMVTILSPEVAEKESEAGGKMGDLDSYEIEGGETKSEILQNLAEFQFSCVLYNGALENACSELGARMSAMDSSSRNAGDMLDRLTLTYNRTRQASITTELIEIISGASALEG from the exons ATGGCGATGGCGGCGCTGCGACGCGAGGGGAGGCGCATCCTCCTCTCCCCCACCGTCCCCAACCCGTCTCCGGCGGCCGCTTCCGCTGCGGTGACGCGATCCTCCGCCATCTCGCAACC ATGTACTCCACTTGGTGCACGCTCCATTTCAACTCAAGTCG TGAGGAACCGGATGAAGAGTGTTAAGAACATCCAGAAGATCACAAAGGCTATGAAGATGGTTGCAGCATCAAAGCTTCGGGCTGTTCAGACGAGGACTGAAAATTCACGTGGCTTGTGGCAGCCGTTCACCGCCCTTCTTGGGGACACTCCTA GCGTTGATGTCAAGAAGAATGTGATTGTGGCCATTACCTCTGATAAGGGACTCTGTGGCGGTATTAATTCAACATCGGTGAAAGTTAGCAGGGCCCTTCACAAATTGACATCTG GTCCAGAAAAAGAAAGCAAGTATGTTATATTAGGAGAAAAGGGAAAAGTTCAGCTGGTGCGTGACTCAAGGAACAGCATTGAAATGACTGTAACTGAACTACAGAAGAACCCTATCAACTATACACAG ATTGCTGTGCTCGCCGATGACATATTGAAAAATGTGGAATATGATGCTCTGAGGGTTATTTTCAACAAGTTCCATTCTGTTATATTATTTAAGCCCACAATGGTAACAATACTGTCCCCTGAG GTTGCAGAAAAAGAATCAGAAGCTGGCGGGAAGATGGGTGACCTGGATTCTTATGAGATTGAAGGCGGCGAGACAAAATCAGAGATATTGCAGAATCTAGCTGAGTTCCAGTTTTCTTGT GTCCTGTACAATGGTGCCCTAGAGAATGCATGCAGTGAGCTTGGAGCCCGTATGTCTGCCATGGACAGCTCTAGCAGAAATGCTGGCGATATGCTTGATCGTCTCACTCTCACTTACAACAG GACACGCCAAGCATCCATCACCACTGAGCTTATTGAAATTATATCTGGTGCATCGGCCCTTGAAGGATAG